The Oreochromis aureus strain Israel breed Guangdong linkage group 7, ZZ_aureus, whole genome shotgun sequence region TCTGTTAGTACTGTTGAATTAACCACACAACAAGCCATATTATTTGTCATATATCTGCataaaaacactgcaaagagaACCAACACTACAAACACGGTCAAGAGGTTCATTGTGCTCGTCTCAGTGAGAAACAGCTGAACAAGAATTTTTATGTTTTCCGACACTTCACATTAAGCTTTGGTcttcgttttttttttagctattcCCTTTagaggtcaccacagcagatcatctgcctccatctcatctCTCTAACAATCTTCTGCATCACACCAAGCCTCTGCATGCCCTCCATCACTACATCCACAGATCTcgtctgaggtcttcctctcttcttcctgcACAGCAACTTCCCACTTACAATATTTTGCCTTTTGTGCACAtatccaaaccatctcaacctCAATTCTCTGTTACAATAAAATTGCAATGAAGACCAGAAATATGTACCACGATCACAGCTTTGAGGAATCAACCTCTGCCACGTATGCATGTGTTCTTATAACATTTATTCCTGTGGTTCCACATAAATGAATGCTGTTAGGTATCACACGACTATGACAGCCAAATCAGGTGCAAAGTAAGACACGCTTTCTTCCAGTATTAAATATGGTTCAGTTTGCAGTAAATTGCCTGCTGCTAAACCATCGCGTTTGTGTGACTCAAACAAATACTCTCCACCCCAAGTTTTAGTATGTACCCTAAGGCTAACCACAGAAATATTTGTCCATGCCTTCCAGTTGCAAACCTGTCACTGAGTGCCTTTTATCAATCCCAGCAGTAGCTGTTTTTACATCATGTTTTAAAGccaaaagacatttttcttcACTGATGCAAACCTTTAGTAAATCTGACCCGTAACAATTAAAGACAGGAACTAGCATATAAAAAATCATTAGCATGTCTTTTCTCAGCTACAGGCAGAAAAATGGCCATATGCTGGATATGACAAGGCAAACTGTGTTTTAATTGATCATAATGGTAAAACTAGGCACAATACTGAtatttttcaagttatgaaTTTATGTTATGTCAAGAGGTCGAGTCTCTGTGTTCTGTCATCAAGTCTAAATTAAGTGGCTAGTCATAATCATCATTTAATCTTACTCATGTCCTTAAGCCTCTGATCTGAAAGAATACAAACTGCATGAATGAATTAAGTATAATGCTTTCAATGAAATGATTTCTCTACCTTCAGGTTGAGTCTTGGATCCTCAATGAGCGCCCTGAGGTCACTGACTTGGGGAATCCGAACAGTCTTGATGGCTGCATGCCGCTTTGCTCTGCAGACTTCAGCAGCCACCGACACATTTAGTGGCCCACACTTTCTCACACATTCCCCCTCATCAGCTAGCACCAGGACCTGCTCCTTCGAGCCCAGTGGAGCCTCGCATACAGGTGGGGAGCACAGAGAACGGCCTAAGACAGGACATACAAAAACTGTGACAGACAGGAACTGGATTGCAAAAACAGAGGCAAAAGTAGCAGACTCGTGTCTCTTACTTGCTCCTCGTCTAAACAGCTTGTCAGTGGAGTGTCTAGCAGGACGGGGTTGTATGTAACTTTCCAGGCTGTGGAGGTTACAGTGGTACAGAGACCTTAACAGGTCTCGAGCTGCTCCCAGCATGACCCTCCTCTCAGCCAGGTTTCGGCTCTGTGCCAACCGAGGAAGCAGTGCCAACTGGACATGGTACAGAGGCTCAAACAGGTAGAAGACCTGTTATGAAAAACAGCATATGGCCATTAAAGCGCActccaaacacaaaaaactacacacaagaattttcttttagattttagtggttctttaaaaacaaaatacagaaacaaaGTCAGTGGTTTTTGTAATATGGACGTTTTTAATAGCTTTTGAGTTTGTAAATTGTATTTCCTTTGATGTTGATTTCactttgtatttatatatgtttaatgaattaattgctgtgGTCTATTTAGAAAACTTAACAAAGTTTGGTGTGCTTTTTCAACTTCTGACCATGCTTGAGATTTTGGCTCTCTTTTCACATTATCAGCTGCAACAGGTAATGAAAAAATGCTTTACtgcaataaatgttttaattacatagagttcattttgaaaaataCTGATCATGtaacttttaaaaactcatttagaaataattttaaatgtgttaaaaattAGTTTTTGTGTGTAGATTTGTAAGTTTATCTTATTTAATTGTTCTATTTGTAAACTTGAAGTTATTGTagatgctatttttttttattaagatcTATTAAAAATGTAGCCAAAGAAATTCTGTGAATGAAATCAAACACATTCTAGTCTTGATTGTTAAATTAAAGACTCTTTATGCATTTTGAAACCACTGACTCAAAAGCATCAGAAAAGGCATGACTTCATGATTTTTCATCATAATCCGACAGGTCACAGAAACTATATATATTCTAACCTCTGGATGCTGGTTAAACAGCTGACCCACAAATGAGGATCCGCTCCGTGTCGTGGCCAGAATGAGGATGTGGGTTCTCTTGGTGACATTATAGGAAGGATTGGAGAGAGAAGGGGAGGAATTAGCATTGGAGGGGCTTCTATCACAGCTATGATCCAAGTCCACGGGTGTCTCCTGGCCCACCTGCATCAACTCTTTGGGGCTGCAGTTGACAGTCAAACCTGAAGGTGCCAGGCCCACAGAGCACAGAAAGCTTAAGGGGTTGGTGGAGAAGGTGCGGATGGCTGTGTACTGGATGGCTATggatgctaatgctaacaacACCATGGACTTCCAAGAACACTGCATGATGATCAGACTGGTTTATTAGGATCCCACAGTGCTGTCTGccacacaaggaaacacaacAGACAGAAGACAAGAGACAAAGAGATCTTAAGACTTACGGTTGGTAAAGTCTCAAATTTGTTGAAATGTGACTGCCTTAATGCTTGCTAAAGTAGCCAATTGCTGAAGACTTTAAGTTGAAGGCAGATGTTTCTGAATTTCACAAAATAGATTCCAACAAAATAATGTCATATTGAAACCATGAAAAATATATTCAGGTatgtaaagaaaatgaaagcagcagttgtttgatggcagatgtcATTTTTctctcagacacaataacaaattaaaagtaaaaaacaaaaataagttaTCAAACATAGCCAACTTACATTGCTGTTAATACACATGGACAGCCTGCTCaagtcttctttctttctcacagATCAGACACTTGCCCTTACTGGTAGCTTTCTAACGTTCTTTGCATTTCTGACAGAAATTTCTCCGGTCAAAAATGGTCAATATCTTTCATATTATTGCAATATAGACAGCAAAGGTATGATCCAGACAAaattttggttttgttgttgttgttgttgttgttgttttaataat contains the following coding sequences:
- the LOC116331012 gene encoding carbohydrate sulfotransferase 1-like isoform X1 encodes the protein MQCSWKSMVLLALASIAIQYTAIRTFSTNPLSFLCSVGLAPSGLTVNCSPKELMQVGQETPVDLDHSCDRSPSNANSSPSLSNPSYNVTKRTHILILATTRSGSSFVGQLFNQHPEVFYLFEPLYHVQLALLPRLAQSRNLAERRVMLGAARDLLRSLYHCNLHSLESYIQPRPARHSTDKLFRRGASRSLCSPPVCEAPLGSKEQVLVLADEGECVRKCGPLNVSVAAEVCRAKRHAAIKTVRIPQVSDLRALIEDPRLNLKVVQLVRDPRGILASRIETFRDTYRLWRLWRATGRRPHNLDLGQINTVCEDFLRSVSVGLARPTWLKGRYMLLRYEDLARFPLQKTKELYSFLGLVLDHNVVDWIINNTRGSSGLSSWQKFTTVRDSAANAENWRVKLSFDMVVYTQTVCQPLLGLLGYKTIFHPRELRNLSHSLVEDRTFLPFF
- the LOC116331012 gene encoding carbohydrate sulfotransferase 1-like isoform X2 — protein: MQCSWKSMVLLALASIAIQYTAIRTFSTNPLSFLCSVGLAPSGLTVNCSPKELMQRTHILILATTRSGSSFVGQLFNQHPEVFYLFEPLYHVQLALLPRLAQSRNLAERRVMLGAARDLLRSLYHCNLHSLESYIQPRPARHSTDKLFRRGASRSLCSPPVCEAPLGSKEQVLVLADEGECVRKCGPLNVSVAAEVCRAKRHAAIKTVRIPQVSDLRALIEDPRLNLKVVQLVRDPRGILASRIETFRDTYRLWRLWRATGRRPHNLDLGQINTVCEDFLRSVSVGLARPTWLKGRYMLLRYEDLARFPLQKTKELYSFLGLVLDHNVVDWIINNTRGSSGLSSWQKFTTVRDSAANAENWRVKLSFDMVVYTQTVCQPLLGLLGYKTIFHPRELRNLSHSLVEDRTFLPFF